From the Patagioenas fasciata isolate bPatFas1 chromosome Z, bPatFas1.hap1, whole genome shotgun sequence genome, one window contains:
- the TOPORS gene encoding E3 ubiquitin-protein ligase Topors, with amino-acid sequence MSPRRAEVTPNVGARVPRPAGSAGPGAVPPAAGGSGSRGNARPPMAEPLGRLAERSRRRRRPPGEERREATGSGRCCTRHRLKAAAAPARTGSEGPAANMTSATKEFSEESNFLPKASTSKLPTDASPDSKCPICLDRFDNVAYLDRCLHRFCFRCVQEWSKNKAECPLCKQPFFSIFHTIRAEDDFKEYILSRTETSSFASPDGRRFRYRTTLTRERRTGGSPSRRTLSPPDNGILFEGLSSEPVRQREGEIQQMMRRLASRRQASAEGRSLRQIQEEDMISFRRALYRTGVRIRSIQDGGRYRDISAEFFRRNPACLHRLVPWLKRELTVLFGAHGSLVNIVQHIIMSNVTRYDMESEAFADDLKPFLLNRTEHFLHEFISFARCPFNLEAYDQHANYDCPAPSYDEGSHSSSSIITISPDTTYSQGPDNSLSVTGLGQAPWDDETPGPSYSISEEACATIASPLETSGSSDEDSATKSQRTKLQNQLQTNADSNDSDSSSDSCVIVGYVKPLSERTPEVVELSSDSEQSIREEKREDVKEQQSIQCRSWSDSEPSRSFSPHSPTYKEDVGSCRSCLSPAVEKTESKDDEKNKCKVKDMSPQDLSWSPSLGSDTGSSPWNHRLSRKGKSRSPRSCSRNSRGSHGHRSRREHRSKSQLKKRRSRSRDSSKHRSKRSSRRSRAHDTRASVKSQKVSLSCESTPCREVSRSRSRSKGHGKRRSRSRDSDRYYVRDNYRSRYEWGYAFCSRKVFGDGYESSSRRRTESNAVYSRQSASPEYRLRSFIERTDPHSQRGVRKRHCYCYERCRSRSRSGNRSRSRSSNRSRTPSGGTDRTRSEKPGGKRKYKTRHLENAFTESTGLERDNDSKKTLSKFSDCYKTEDSPSDNRASSETKHKKKKKKMRSPSVEIIYEGKATDTTKHLKKKKKKHKKKHRKHHLSNSAHSSPVVITIDSDSGKEPESTECDSSVTWTGTTQINEKENESSSSFLERTACEGVYGVDEEAGGADENDSVPTKRGDLDRNADAELQETAADQSPTLADTSSNTPHVETITSCTQEAPATPSSQLPSPRISFLECPERQPLILRLPKRLVDRSSWFGFPEEKM; translated from the exons ATGTCGCCACGCAGAGCGGAAGTGACGCCCAATGTAGGAGCCCGGGTTCCGCGCCCGGCAGGCAGCGCGGGGCCTGGCGCGGTCCCGCcggcggcggggggcagcggtTCCCGTGGCAACGCGCGGCCGCCCATGGCGGAGCCGCTGGGGCGCTTGGCGgagcgcagccgccgccgccgccgtccgcCGGGGGAGGAGCGCAGAGAGGCTACCGGCTCCGGGCGTTGCTGCACGCGCCACCGGCTGAAGGCGGCCGCGGCCCCGGCACGCACGGGGAGCGAGGGCCCGGCAGCG AACATGACCTCAGCAACTAAGGAGTTTTCAGAAGAGAGCAACTTTTTGCCGAAAGCCAGCACAAGCAAGCTGCCAACAGATGCATCTCCTGACTCTAAATGCCCCATCTGCTTGGATAGATTTGATAATGTTGCATATCTAGATCGCTGCTTACATAGATTCTGTTTCCGCTGTGTCCAGGAGTGgtcaaaaaacaaagcagaatgcCCTCTCTGCAAGCAaccctttttttccattttccatacAATTCGTGCTGAAGATGACTTTAAGGAGTACATACTCAGCCGTACAGAAACGAGCTCTTTTGCCAGCCCCGATGGCCGGAGATTTCGTTACCGCACCACCTTAACAAGGGAACGCCGCACTGGTGGTTCCCCTTCCCGAAGGACGCTATCCCCTCCAGATAACGGGATATTGTTTGAAGGGTTGTCGAGCGAACCAGTgcggcagagagagggagagattcAGCAGATGATGAGGAGGCTGGCATCGAGAAGGCAGGCTAGCGCAGAGGGCAGATCTCTGCGCCAGATTCAGGAGGAGGACATGATCAGCTTCCGCAGAGCTCTGTACCGTACTGGCGTGCGTATTCGCAGTATTCAAGATGGTGGCCGCTACCGAGAcatttcagcagagtttttcCGCCGTAACCCTGCTTGCCTTCACAGGCTGGTTCCCTGGTTGAAGCGAGAACTTACAGTCCTGTTTGGTGCCCATGGATCTTTGGTTAATATTGTACAGCACATTATCATGAGTAATGTGACTAGGTATGATATGGAAAGTGAGGCTTTTGCTGACGATTTGAAGCCATTTTTGCTGAATCGGACTGAACACTTCTTACATGAATTCATCAGTTTTGCCCGTTGTCCTTTTAATTTAGAAGCATATGATCAACACGCCAATTATGACTGTCCTGCGCCATCATATGATGAAGGAAGCCACTCAAGCTCGTCAATTATTACAATATCTCCAGATACGACATATTCTCAAGGGCCAGATAACAGTTTATCTGTGACTGGTCTTGGTCAGGCACCCTGGGATGATGAAACTCCGGGGCCTTCCTACTCCATTTCAGAAGAGGCTTGTGCAACCATAgcttctcctctggagacatcagGAAGTTCTGATGAGGACTCTGCTACAAAGAGTCAAAGAACCAAACTGCAGAATCAGTTACAGACTAATGCTGACTCAAATGACAGCGACTCTTCTTCGGACAGTTGTGTTATTGTTGGGTATGTTAAGCCATTATCTGAGAGGACACCTGAAGTGGTTGAACTGTCCTCAGACTCTGAACAGTCCATCagggaagagaaaagggaagatgTGAAGGAACAGCAATCAATCCAGTGTCGCAGCTGGAGCGATAGCGAACCAAGCAGGAGTTTCTCACCTCATTCCCCCACATATAAGGAGGATGTAGGTAGTTGTAGGAGTTGCTTATCACCTGCAGTTGAGAAGACAGAGTCAAAAGATGACGAGAAGAATAAATGTAAGGTAAAAGATATGTCTCCACAGGACTTGAGCTGGAGCCCCTCTCTGGGGAGTGACACAGGAAGCTCCCCTTGGAACCACAGATTGTCTAGAAAGGGGAAGTCCAGGAGTCCACGATCATGTTCACGGAACAGTAGAGGCAGTCATGGCCATCGGTCTAGGAGGGAGCATCGTAGCAAAAGCCAACTTAAAAAGAGGCGATCGAGAAGCAGAGATAGTAGCAAACATAGAAGTAAAAGAAGCAGCAGGCGGTCTAGGGCTCATGACACCAGAGCCTCTGTAAAAAGCCAGAAAGTCTCCCTAAGTTGTGAGAGCACTCCATGCAGAGAAGTAAGCAGATCACGATCACGTAGCAAAGGCCATGGCAAAAGGAGATCAAGAAGTAGAGACAGTGATCGTTATTATGTAAGAGACAATTATCGAAGTAGATATGAGTGGGGTTATGCTTTCTGTAGTCGAAAGGTGTTTGGAGATGGCTATGAATCCTCCAGCAGGAGAAGGACTGAATCTAATGCTGTCTACTCAAGGCAATCTGCTAGTCCAGAATACAGGCTACGATCATTTATTGAAAGGACAGACCCACATAGCCAGAGGGGAGTCCGTAAGAGACACTGTTACTGTTATGAAAGATGCAGATCAAGGAGCCGATCAGGCAACAGGTCAAGGAGCCGATCAAGCAACAGGTCAAGGACCCCTTCTGGAGGAACTGACAGAACGAGAAGTGAAAAACCTGGTGGAAAAAGGAAGTACAAAACTCGCCACTTGGAGAACGCATTCACAGAGAGCACAGGCCTCGAAAGAGACAATGACTCCAAGAAAACTTTATCGAAATTCAGTGACTGCTACAAAACTGAAGATAGCCCTTCAGACAATCGAGCAAGCAGTGAGACAAagcataagaaaaagaaaaaaaagatgaggaGTCCGAGTGTGGAGATAATATATGAAGGAAAAGCAACAGACACAACAAAGCAtcttaagaagaaaaagaaaaagcataagaAGAAACACCGGAAACATCACTTGAGTAACTCGGCACATTCTTCCCCGGTGGTGATTACAATTGATAGTGATAGTGGCAAAGAGCCTGAAAGCACCGAATGTGACAGCAGTGTTACTTGGACAGGCACCACACAGAtaaatgagaaggaaaatgagTCTTCATCTTCATTCCTGGAAAGGACAGCATGTGAAGGTGTTTACGGAGTTgatgaggaagctggaggagCAGACGAAAATGACAGTGTTCCTACTAAAAGGGGTGACTTGGATAGAAATGCTGATGCTGAACTTCAAGAAACAGCAGCTGATCAGAGTCCTACCTTAGCGGATACCAGCAGTAACACCCCTCATGTAGAAACTATAACCAGCTGCACACAAGAAGCACCAGCAACACCTTCCAGTCAACTGCCTTCCCCCAGGATTTCCTTCCTAGAGTGTCCAGAGAGACAACCATTGATACTAAGACTGCCAAAGAGACTTGTCGACAGATCCTCTTGGTTTGGTTTCCCAGAAGAAAAAATGTAG